The nucleotide window CAGGTCCGGTCCTTAAGCAAATATACCAAACTCGCCCTAGTTGGCAAGGGGGCCAGAATACCCCTTGAGCAATTTGTTTCCGAAGAAGATATTGAAAAAACGGGTAAGATCACGCAGGTGCTGAAGGTGAACCAGCCTGTGCTGGTGCAGATCGAGAAAGAACCTATTTCTTCAAAAGGCCCGCGGATTTCTTCCGAAATATCTTTCGCAGGGCGTTTTCTAGTGCTGGTCCCGTTCTCAAACCGGATCAGTGTTTCAACCAGGATCAAATCAGTAGAAGAAAGAAACCGGCTGAAAAGACTTATAGCAAGCATCAAACCTAAAAACTTCGGGGTTATTATCCGCACGGTCGCTGAAGGCAAGATGGTCGCAGAACTTGATGCCGACCTGAAAAACCTGGTGGCCAAGTGGCAGGATATGATCATGAAATTAAATGACGCCAAGCCGCCGTTTAAGGTGCTCAGCGAGATGGACCGGACATCGGTCATCCTTCGTGATGTGCTCAACGAATCGTTCAATTCCATCACGGTAAACGACCAGGTCCTTTACGAGGAGATCAGGACTTATATCGGGAGAATTGCTCCGAAAAAGGTGGATATTGTCAAAATGTATCGCGGCCGCGTTCCGATCTACGAATTTTTCGGCATCGACAAGCAGATAAAGAACGCTTTCGGGAAGAACGTCAGCATCAAAACCGGCATCTACCTGATCGTGGAGCACACCGAGGCCATGCACGTTATCGATGTGAACAGCGGACACCGTTCCAGGAAAGAAAATTCCCAGGAAGAAAATGCTTTAGCCGTAAACCTGGAAGCAGCCACCGAAATAGCGCGGCAGCTCCGGCTTCGTGATATGGGCGGGATCATCGTGGTGGATTTCATCGACATGCATGAATCACGCAACCGGCGGCAGCTTTACCAGCAGCTAAAGGATGAAATGGCGAAAGACCATGCCAAGCATACCATATTGCCGCCCAGCAAATTCGGACTGGTGCAGATCACCCGCCAGAGGGTCCGGCCGGAGAACGAGATCGAAGTGCTGGAAGAATGCCCTACCTGCAGGGGATCAGGCAAGATCAGGTCAAGCTCGCTGCTTACCGACGAAATTGAAGGAAATATCCGGACCCTGCTCACTGATCAGAATGAATCTTATATCAGGCTCACACTACATCCGTTTATATACGCTTATCTTACAAAAGGATTCCCATCCAGGCAATTGAAGTGGTATTTCAAATATAAGAAATGGATCCACCTCGAAGCGGTCAACTCACATCATCTCCTTGAATACCATTTCTTTAATAAGATCGAAGACGAGATCAAGATGAATGGTGAAGCGCCCCGCATGCTGCTCGACAGCCAGCCGGTGGAAGGAGAGGAGTGAAAAAAAACACTACCTTTGCGCCATGGAAACAGTTGTCAGCGGCATCCGGCCTACCGGAAACCTTCACCTGGGTAATTATATCGGTGCTCTCAGGAACTTTGTCAAGATGCAGCATGAGCATCATTGCTACTTTTTTATTGCAGACTACCACTCCCTTACCACCCATCCCACTCCAACAGACCTGCACGGGAACGTGAAACAGGTATTGGTGGAATACCTGGCATGCGGGCTTGATCCGGAAAAATCAATCCTTTATATTCAGAGCGACTTGCCCGAAACCGCCGAACTTTACCTTTTGCTTAATATGAATGCTTATGTGGGCGAACTTGAACGATGCACCTCTTTCAAGGAAAAGATCCGTAAGCAGCCTGAAAACATCAATGCAGGGCTGCTCACTTATCCCACACTCATGGCAGCAGATATCATCTTACACCGGGCTACTAAGGTCCCTGTTGGAAAAGACCAGGAGCAGCACCTTGAAATGACCCGCACCTTTGCAAGGCGATTTAACAGGATGTACAACCACGAGTATTTTCCAGAGCCCGTCGCATTCAACTTCGGAGAAAACCTGCTCAAGATCCCCGGGCTTGACGGAAGCGGGAAAATGGGCAAATCGGAAGGTGAAGGCAATGCTATCTTCCTGGCCGATCCACCGGAGCTGATCAGGAAAAAAGTTATGAAAGCCGTGACCGATGCCGGCCCTGTTGAGAAGAACCAGGAAAAACCGGAAGTTATCGATAACCTTTTCCAGTTGATGACAGTAGTATCAAAACCCGGCACGGTATCTTATTTTGATGAGCAATACAAAAACTGTACGATCCGTTACGGTGATCTCAAAAAGCAACTGGCAGAAGATATGGTTAACTTCACGGCGCCTTTCCGCGAAAAGATACTGGAGCTGTCTGCCGATGATGCATATTTACATAAGGTAGCTCGCCTGGGGCGTGACAAAGCAAGGGAGAGCGCTTCCAAAACCATCTCGGATGTCAGGCAAATAATTGGGTTCAGGGAATTTTGAGATGGCAAATATGAACTCGATTTAAAATTCTCCATGCCTAAAGGAATCATCATTAAACCGATCATTGAACGTACAATCCTCATCGGACTGGTCACGAACCGGGCGGATGCGGAAAGGATCGATGAATATCTGGATGAATTGGCATTCCTGGTGGATACTGCCGGTGGCATTACCGTGAAACGCTTTGTACAACGCATCGAAGCGCCTGACCAGCGGACATTCGTCGGATCAGGGAAATTAAACGAGATTAAGGCTTTCGTGAATGAAGAAGAGATCGATATCGCGATTTTTGATGATGAACTGAGCCCTTCACAGGCCCGTAATATTGAAAAAGAACTCGGCATTAAAGTCCTTGACCGAAACAACCTTATCCTCGATATTTTCGCCAGCCGGGCAAGGACATCCCATGCCAGGACCCAGGTTGAACTGGCCCAATACGAGTACCTGCTGCCCCGCCTCACCCGGTTGTGGACCCACCTTGAAAGGCAACAGGGAGGTATCGGGATGCGAGGACCGGGCGAACGGGAAATTGAAACCGACCGCCGGATCGTGCGCGACCGTATCGCCCTGCTGAAAGAAAAACTGAAAGAGATCGACAAGATCAAAACTACCCAGCGTAAAGGCCGGAAAGATATGGTCAGGGTCGCCCTGGTAGGTTATACAAATGTGGGCAAATCTACCGTCATGAACCTGATCAGCAAATCAGATGTTTTTGCTGAAAACAAGCTGTTTGCTACCCTCGATACAACCGTCCGAAAAGTCGTCATCGAAAACCTGCCTTTCCTGCTTACCGATACGGTAGGATTCATCCGGAAACTGCCGCATAGCCTGGTGGAATCTTTTAAATCGACCCTGGATGAAGTCCGTGAAGCCGATTTGCTGGTACACATCGTCGACATCTCCCATTCTGATTTCGAAGACCAGATCACTGTAGTAAACCAGACGCTGGCGGAAATAGGGGCGAATGACAAACCGACCATATTGCTGTTCAACAAGATAGATGCCTATAATTATATTCAGAAGGATCCGTTCGACCTTACCCCGGTAACCAAAGAAAACCTCAGCCTTGACGATCTTAAAAAAACATGGATGGCAACTTCTCATTACCCGACCTTGTTTATGTCGGCAGTGCAGAAAATCAATCTTGAAGAATTCAAAAATGTCCTCTACGAAGAGGTGAAAAAGATCCATGTGAAGAGATATCCGTATAATAATTATTTGTTTGAGAAATGACTAACCTCAAAAAATACCATCTCCTCCTCATCTCCCTTCTGGGGGGCCTGTTACTCAGCCTGGCCTGGCCGGAGAGGGGATTGGCTCCATTGCTTTTCATTGGTTTTATCCCGTTTTTATTCATTGAAGATTATATCCTGAAACACCGCGATAATTACAGAAAAATCAGTGTTTTTTTCCTGGCTTACCCCGGTTTCCTTTTCTGGAATATATTGACCACCTGGTGGATATGGAACTCAACGGATTTCGGGGCGATACTCGCCTGGGTGCTAAATGCCATGCTGATGTCAGCAACGCTGTATTTATTCCACTTTACCCGCCGGGCTATGCCTGCCAGGCAAAATCAGTTCTCTCTGATTTTTTTCTGGATCAGTTTTGAATATTTTCACCACAACTGGGAAGCTACCTGGCCATGGCTGAGCTTAGGCAATGGTTTTGCCAACTGGCACAAATGGATCCAATGGTACGAATATACAGGCATTTTCGGTGGCACCTTCTGGATACTTCTTGTTAATATTCTTCTTTTTCGGGTTTTTATAAGACTTTGGAATAAAGAAAAAATTGCGAAAATTGTTCCACTGATGGTTATCGCATTTTTTCTTATCCTCTTACCAGTCCTACAGTCTTACCGTCTTTACAATAATTACAGGGAAAAGCCCTGGCCAGTCGATGTCATCGTTGTTCAACCAAATATTGATCCTTACAACGAGCAATATACCCTTCCACCATCGGAGATCCTGGCGGTTAACATCGGCCTGGCTCGGCAGAAGATCGATAGTGCCGTCGAATTCGTAGTCAGTCCGGAGTCGGCGATCCAGGAAAACATTTGGGAAGGCCGCCTCGATGAATCACGAAGCCTTGACACCTTGCAATCCTTTCTTTCCGGATTTCCCAAAGCAGGCTATGTTATCGGGGCCTCAACATACCTGAACTTCATGCCCGGGGATAAACTCTCGGCCACGGCCAGAAAGTACAGGAATTCTGAAGGTCATTATGACGTATATAACTCGGCTATTTATTTAGACAGCACCGGTCTCATCAGGATTCATCATAAGTCGAAGCTCACGCCAGGCGTTGAGAAGATGCCTTTTGGGCGCCTCATGAAGCCATTGGAAAACCTGGCCTTCAACCTGGGAGGAACTGTTGGCAGCCTGGGAATGGATGCTGAGCGGACCGTCTTCACCCGGCCCGGTGACAGCGTTAAAATAGCGCCCGTGATCTGTTATGAATCCGTTTTCGGGGCTTATGTAACGCAGTATATCCGCAAAGGGGCCAACCTGATTTTCGTAATTACCAACGACGGCTGGTGGGGCAACACGCCAGGTCACCGGCAACACTTCACTTTTTCAAAGCTCCGGGCTATCGAAACCAGGCGCAGCATTGCCCGGTCGGCCAACACCGGCATCTCGGCTTTTATCGACCAGCGGGGTGATGTATTTCAGAAGACGAAATATTGGGAGTCAGGGGTCATCCGCCAGGCGATCAATGCTAATGATGAAATCACCCTCTATGTAAAATATGGCGATTATATTGCCCGCCTGTCGGCCTTTGTGGCGGTTTTCCTGCTGCTGATAGCAATCAGTTTCAAACTCAGGAAGAAGAAGGCAGTAGGAAGTAGGCGGTTTACAAAGATATACCCCTTGCAACCGACAAGCGTTAACCACCGAAAATATTGAGCTTTTCACTTGCTTTTCTCCTCCGTTTTTCCTATATTGCATCTTTTAATGCCAAGTACCTATGAAAGCAAAGATTCTGGTTTTAAAGGTATTGATAGCGTGTATATGGAAGTTTTATAAAAAGACTAAAATGGGAGAATAATACAATGATTAAACAACAATTAGAAGAATTGAGCTTGAAAGAAATCAAGTTAGTAAAATCCATTGGAGATGAGATTAAGAAAATCAATCCAAACTTTGAAATCGCCTATTTACCAAATCTTAGCCCGAAGGAAAAAGTAAAGTACATTTTTATAGCAATGGAACCATCGCTTCGTCGATGGGCAAAAGACGAAAAAGAAGCAAAGGAAATGGTAGAAAAAGGATTCAGGAATTTCATCCTTTCTTGGGATGACTTCATTTTCCACTTCTGCATAACCAGATATCTATCTCAATCTTATTATGTCACAGACATATCAAAAGCGGCTATGAAAGTAAAGGATGCTAACCGCTGGAGAAAAGATATTTATCCCAAATGGATTGAACTTCTAAAAGAGGAGATAAAAATTGTCGGTCAAAATGATTGCAGGCTGATATTTGTTGGAAAGCGTGTTGAGGATTTCCTCAAACTTAAAATCACAAACAATAATGTCTTGGGAAAAATTTTGCATTATTCAGTAAATGCAGCAATATATAGGAAAAAGTTGCCACAAGAATATCCAGAAGAGTATAAGAAGTTTAAAAACAACCTATCCAATAGTATAATTTTAGATTTTGCGAAAAAATATCTGAAACAATATGGCATACCCAGACAAATGATGGTGTGGATATTGAAAAAGTTGAAAGATGATAAAACCAAACTCTCGGAATCAAGAAAGCAATTAATGTTTACTTATTTTAAAAAATTCCAAGAATTCAGCTAAACCTCTTAAAAAGCATATCTGGCTTAATGCTTTTGGCACTTCGAACAAATTCCTGGCAATCGGCTCGGAACTTCAAATATGTTCAGCAGTTGTGCCCAAAGGTGAAAAATGATAGTAAGTCTTTGACAATTAGATATTTTGTGAAATGGAAAGGCACATTGATACTTTCCTGTTAAAACAGCAACGTAATTAAAACTGAAAATATACAAGTGGAGCCCAGCGACCACTTAATAAACGGGGCGTTTCCGAAAAGCCAAACGAGTAGGATACTTAAATTTTTATAAAATGAAACCTGATTTTTACACAAAAGCAGTATTGACTGTAATCGCCATTTGCCTATTAATTATCGTTTTTAAGCAAATGGAAATTATTCCAACTTCGTTCGCAAACTTTCCATCAACCAATTTGAGTAGTAATATGAATTTTGGTTTGGTTCCATTAAATTCTGACGGGTCAATAGATGTTAATATTAAATCAATGAGCGACATCATCGATGTAAATATTGAAGAAGTGGGCGGATACTCTTGCTACGATAAAGTTCCAATTAGCATCGAAGCTATAGGTGACTATGATTGCTACAATAAAATTCCAGTAGTCATAAAAGAAAACCAAGACAAATAACACCAGCGAATCGAGTAGGTGACTTTGCCAGCGATAGCTAATGGATTGTTTCTTTATCAGCCCGCTCACACATTTACATTTCTTTATATAAGCTTTTGTGGCACCTTATCACCTATTGGCAACAAATGCCTTCAACCTTCACAAAAAAAATAAATTGCCCCTACTTGCTTTTCTGCCCATTATTTTCTATATTGCAAGTTTAAAACCTAAAGAATATGAAACTTCGAAAAGATGAAAGTCAAATTGCCCAATGTGCATTGCAAGGCGCATTTACAGCCACTTTAACAAATTTCAGGTTAATTATTGAATCAAGTATTTCTGAAGAAAGTTATCCGCTGGCTGGGATTACGGGAGTTGCTGTAATTGATGATATTGAAGGCTTCAAAAAGAAAACAAGTGAAATTAAACAAAAAAAAGCACAACCTATTATTGCGGGTGCATTCATTGGCCTTGTTCTATCTTTAATAATGATTTTTGCCATACTACAACCTACAGATAGTGTCTTAATGTTCTTAACAGTTATAATTGGTATTGCGGCAGGAATCTTTGTTGGGTATCAAATTTCTAAGAAGCGATTTCAAAAAGTCGAATTAGAGTCTTTTTTGGAAATAATGCAAAGTGGTGGTGCAAAAAGATTTTCTTTTATAAAAACTGACAATAATGCTCGTGCCATAAAAGACTTAGTTAATAGTATTACAGATACTATGAAGTAAGATGGCTTCCATTTCAAGAATAATTGAAACTGCTCTTGCATTTGTTATTGGTGATGAATTAATCAAGTGGAAAAATAGGTTATTCAAAACTAAAACAAATGTCAAGTTAGATGATGAAGATATTGATATCATCATAAAAACCAAGAAGCACTGGGATTCGCTTGATAAACGAGAAAAACCGTAAAAATTGGAATTATAGATTTTCAGGTTTATCTTTGTAATAGTTCCTGAATTTCTCTGTGCTGATTTTCGTAAATTTGTTTCCACTCAGGTTTAATCTGCTCCAATTTCGCAGCACTTTTATCAGAATCTTTAATTTTCTTATAACGCCAGATGTAGGAATAATGGTGGGTCGAAATAACGGGAATTTGGGTCTGCAGTTTTTCACGGATGAACCTGTCGAATTCGACAGGTTTTCGTTTATTGGGAGCAACCTGAATGTAAAAAGTCTTTCCAACGGCGATAATCACTTTGGGGTTAACAAGCCTAACTTCTTCTTTTAAGTATTTCAAGCAATTATCAATGTTTTCATTGGTTGGTTTACCCTTTGCTTTTCCGCACTTGACAACATCGGTCAGGTAACATTCTCCAAAGCCAAATTTTGACCGTACTTCGAAAAATAAATCGGTGGCAGCGGTGTCATTAAAATTCTCAACTGCCGATTTTATTCCCTTGCCACCAAGCGTGCTTGGACTTTCCGCAATGAACATAACCCTGTGGTCGGCTCCTGTTCCGCCGCAATATCTCACATCCTTTTTATGGTCGAAAGGGCATTTTTTACAGCCCACAATTTCATTTTCAATTTCTTTAAGATTATTCATAACCAGTGAATTAGTGTTTTGACAAATATACAACTTAATTCAATCAATAGCAAATCAATAATTGAATTTTCGCATGCCTTGTTTGATCCTTAAGATGTCACTCCACCGAAGCAGTACCTTTCCAACTGCCTACTGTCAACTGTCAACTGCCGACTCCTCTCACTCCCATTTCACCGCATCCACCGGATTGCCGGTAGCTGCCCGGATGATATAAAAACTTATGGTAAGCATGCCTACAAGGAATGCCATCAGGCCTGCAAGCAGGAAATATATCCAGTTCAGACTGGTATGATAGATGAAACTGTCGTTCAGCCAGATGTCGAGCCGCCACCAGGCCACCGGGACAGCAATGACAAACGCGATCAGTATCAGCAAAATAAATTCTTTGTATAGCAGGCTGAGTATACTTCCCACTGAAGCACCCAGTATTTTACGTATCCCGATCTCCTTGGTTCGTTGTTCAGTCACAAAGGATGATAATCCAAGCAGCCCGAGCAGGGCGATAAATATGGTGATTATCGTGGCCAGATTGAAGATCACTCCGATCTTTTTCTCGCCTTCATATTGCTCCTCCAGGATTTGTGTGATATACCTGTAATCAAACGGGCGGCCTGCGCCAAAGGCGTTCCATTTTTCCTCGATGAAGTCAATGGCCTCTTTCTCCTTACCCTCTTTTAACCTCACAGTAAGTATATACCGGGGAACATCGCTGATAAAAAAGATGATGGGCTCAATTTTATTGTGCAACGACCGGTAATGGAAATCTTTGACCACGCCGATCACTTTCATTATCCTGCCAGGATCGCCTTCAAGGTCAAACCCGTATTGTATTTTTTTCCCGATCGGGTCATCTTCCCAGTCCAGGGTCTTTACCGCAGTCTCATTGATGATAACCGCTTCTGTCTTGTCAGTACCCATATCCCGGTCAAAATCACGTCCTTGCACGATTTCCATTCCCATTGTTTTAATATAGTCATAGTCGGTTTGCGCAAGGATCAATGCCATATCAGCCATTTTATCCTCTCTTTCCACGCGCATCACCTGTATCCACTGGATATTGCCCGGTACGCCTATGCTGTTAGTGGCGCTTATGATATCCGGGTTTTGCAGCAACTCGTTTTTAAATGTTTCTGCCTTACTGCGAAAAGTCGAATCCTGCATCTCCATAACCAGGAGATTTTCTTTATTGAATCCCAGGTCGGTGTTTCGCAGGAAATTAAGCTGGCTTGATACGACGATCGTACCGATGATCATGAGAATAGCGATGAAAAACTGGATAATCACGAGCACCTTCCTCAGGAATCCGCTTTTTTTACCTGCTTTTGAAACAGTGCCCCTTAAAACGGTCATTGGGATGAACGAAGAAAGATAGAAAGACGGATAACTACCCGAGAAAACACCAACCGACAAGGTGATCAAAAGGACCATCCCGATCACGGCAGGCTGTGTGAATAATGAAAATTCAAGCGATTTGCCGGAAAGCTGGTTAAAATCGGGAAGCAGGACGAAAACGATACAAAGGGCTATGACCAGGGCAAATCCAGCCATGATGACCGATTCGGAAAGGAACTGGGTGACCAGTTGACTCCTGTATGCACCGACTACCTTTCGCATGCCGACCTCGCGCGCCCTGTTGGCTGAACGGGCCGTGGCCATATTCATATAGTTAATAGTGGCTATAAGCAGGATAAAGAAAGCAACCGCAGTAAAAATGTAAATATAAGCCATATTGCCCGAAGGCAATTCAGCGCCAAGCCCCTGCGTAAAATGGGTTTTGGCCAGGAGTGTGTAACGAAGATCAAAACTCGCGTTGATCTGGTCACCGATAGGTTTCATGTATTTCGCATAAAAAGCCGGAAATTTATCCACGATGCCTTTCATGTCCGAGTTTTCATTCAACAGAATGAAGGTATAAACCCCGATATTCCAGAAAGCGATCGGCTCCATACTGTTAAAGTTATTGCGGCCGATAATCTCTTCGAGCGATGCAACGGATAAGAGCGCATCATATTTTAAATGCGAATTGGAAGGCTGATCTTCAATAACTGCCGTGACTTTATAAGACCTCCCTGAACCTGTCTGGATCATTTCACCGATCGGGTTCTTATCATCAAAGTATTTCCTGGCTATCTTCTCTGTGAGTACCATAGTAAAAGGCTCAGTAAGCGCTTTTTCCGGTGTGCCCATCAGGAATTTGATCGTAAATACATCAGCAACATTAGAATCAGCAAAATAGAAGTCCTCCTCATAATATTCCTTATCTCCATATCTGAACAGGGCATTACCCACCTGGTTGAGACGCGTAAAAGCCTCCACTCCAGGGAACTCAAGCTTGAATGCAGGGCCCATGGGAACCGGGACAACGGCAAACCTGTCGTGACGATTGGAGATATTAAAATCCGATTCGATGCGATAGATTCTCTCATGCTTCTCATGGTGCTTGTCGTAAGTAATTTCATCCCTGACATACAACAGGATGAAGATAAATGCGGCAAGGCCAATGGAAAGCCCCAGGATATTGAGGAAAGTATAGAACTTATTTCTCAATAAATTGCGGAAGGCGGAAAGGAGGAAGTTTTTTAACATTGTAAAAATTGCTAAATTGTTAAACTGTTAAACTGTTAAATTGCTAAATTGTTAAATTGTTGAATTTCAAATCAAAACTCAACTTTGCCCTTTGAACTTTGATCTTTGAACTAAGCTCTGATGTTCTCCGTAACAATCTGGCCATCGAACAGGCGGACAATCCGATGGGCGTATTCGGCATCACGCTGTGAGTGGGTCACTATAATAAGGGATGTCCCTTGCTGGTTCAGGCGTTCGAGCAAGTTCATCACTTCCTCGCCATTTGCGGAGTCAAGGTTTCCGGTAGGCTCATCGGCCAGGATCAGTTTGGGATTGGCAACGACGGCACGGGCAACGGCTACACGCTGCTGCTGGCCACCGGAAAGCTGTAACGGAAAATGCTTCCTGCGATGCGTGATCTGCATCTGCTCAAGCGCTTCAGCCACCCTTCTCTTCCTCTCTGTTGCTGAAAGGCCCAGATAAATCAGGGGCAATTCGACATTTTCAAATACATTAAGCTCATCGATCAGGTTGAAATTCTGGAAAACAAAGCCGATATTTTCCTTGCGCATGCGGGCCCGCTGCCGTTCGGTAAAACGGGATACTTCGGCCCCGTTAAAGAAGTATTCCCCGCCAGTAGGATTATCGAGCAGGCCGAGGATATTAAGCAAAGTGGATTTGCCGCATCCTGAGGGACCCATGATGGCTACAAATTCTCCCGGCTTGATGCTAAAGCTAACATTGTTCAACGCCGTTGTCTCCACTTCGTCTGTGCGGAATACCTTGGTTAAATTGACAGTTTTAATCATTTCTTTCAGTTTTATGTCTTAGACGGTTATTAATTATTTTCTGTTACAGTAAAATCTTATCATAAACTCAATCTGTAAGTGAACTTCACTAAAAAGATATTGTGCGGTTTGATATTGAACAGGGCATCCATGTCATTCCCGAAATCTGGCTCCCCAATGTTGTCATCCCCCATTCTGCCCTGCGACCAGACAAAGTAAACCGCCGATCCGGGAATATATTCCCACCGGAACACCAGGTTTGACCTGA belongs to Bacteroidales bacterium and includes:
- a CDS encoding Rne/Rng family ribonuclease — translated: MDRELIIDAKSGEVEIALLEDKVLVELQKEKSNQGFQVGDIYLGKVHKIMPGLNAAFVDVGFEKDAFLHYLDLGPQVRSLSKYTKLALVGKGARIPLEQFVSEEDIEKTGKITQVLKVNQPVLVQIEKEPISSKGPRISSEISFAGRFLVLVPFSNRISVSTRIKSVEERNRLKRLIASIKPKNFGVIIRTVAEGKMVAELDADLKNLVAKWQDMIMKLNDAKPPFKVLSEMDRTSVILRDVLNESFNSITVNDQVLYEEIRTYIGRIAPKKVDIVKMYRGRVPIYEFFGIDKQIKNAFGKNVSIKTGIYLIVEHTEAMHVIDVNSGHRSRKENSQEENALAVNLEAATEIARQLRLRDMGGIIVVDFIDMHESRNRRQLYQQLKDEMAKDHAKHTILPPSKFGLVQITRQRVRPENEIEVLEECPTCRGSGKIRSSSLLTDEIEGNIRTLLTDQNESYIRLTLHPFIYAYLTKGFPSRQLKWYFKYKKWIHLEAVNSHHLLEYHFFNKIEDEIKMNGEAPRMLLDSQPVEGEE
- the trpS gene encoding tryptophan--tRNA ligase, giving the protein METVVSGIRPTGNLHLGNYIGALRNFVKMQHEHHCYFFIADYHSLTTHPTPTDLHGNVKQVLVEYLACGLDPEKSILYIQSDLPETAELYLLLNMNAYVGELERCTSFKEKIRKQPENINAGLLTYPTLMAADIILHRATKVPVGKDQEQHLEMTRTFARRFNRMYNHEYFPEPVAFNFGENLLKIPGLDGSGKMGKSEGEGNAIFLADPPELIRKKVMKAVTDAGPVEKNQEKPEVIDNLFQLMTVVSKPGTVSYFDEQYKNCTIRYGDLKKQLAEDMVNFTAPFREKILELSADDAYLHKVARLGRDKARESASKTISDVRQIIGFREF
- the hflX gene encoding GTPase HflX, translated to MPKGIIIKPIIERTILIGLVTNRADAERIDEYLDELAFLVDTAGGITVKRFVQRIEAPDQRTFVGSGKLNEIKAFVNEEEIDIAIFDDELSPSQARNIEKELGIKVLDRNNLILDIFASRARTSHARTQVELAQYEYLLPRLTRLWTHLERQQGGIGMRGPGEREIETDRRIVRDRIALLKEKLKEIDKIKTTQRKGRKDMVRVALVGYTNVGKSTVMNLISKSDVFAENKLFATLDTTVRKVVIENLPFLLTDTVGFIRKLPHSLVESFKSTLDEVREADLLVHIVDISHSDFEDQITVVNQTLAEIGANDKPTILLFNKIDAYNYIQKDPFDLTPVTKENLSLDDLKKTWMATSHYPTLFMSAVQKINLEEFKNVLYEEVKKIHVKRYPYNNYLFEK
- the lnt gene encoding apolipoprotein N-acyltransferase, which gives rise to MTNLKKYHLLLISLLGGLLLSLAWPERGLAPLLFIGFIPFLFIEDYILKHRDNYRKISVFFLAYPGFLFWNILTTWWIWNSTDFGAILAWVLNAMLMSATLYLFHFTRRAMPARQNQFSLIFFWISFEYFHHNWEATWPWLSLGNGFANWHKWIQWYEYTGIFGGTFWILLVNILLFRVFIRLWNKEKIAKIVPLMVIAFFLILLPVLQSYRLYNNYREKPWPVDVIVVQPNIDPYNEQYTLPPSEILAVNIGLARQKIDSAVEFVVSPESAIQENIWEGRLDESRSLDTLQSFLSGFPKAGYVIGASTYLNFMPGDKLSATARKYRNSEGHYDVYNSAIYLDSTGLIRIHHKSKLTPGVEKMPFGRLMKPLENLAFNLGGTVGSLGMDAERTVFTRPGDSVKIAPVICYESVFGAYVTQYIRKGANLIFVITNDGWWGNTPGHRQHFTFSKLRAIETRRSIARSANTGISAFIDQRGDVFQKTKYWESGVIRQAINANDEITLYVKYGDYIARLSAFVAVFLLLIAISFKLRKKKAVGSRRFTKIYPLQPTSVNHRKY
- a CDS encoding ABC transporter permease; the encoded protein is MLKNFLLSAFRNLLRNKFYTFLNILGLSIGLAAFIFILLYVRDEITYDKHHEKHERIYRIESDFNISNRHDRFAVVPVPMGPAFKLEFPGVEAFTRLNQVGNALFRYGDKEYYEEDFYFADSNVADVFTIKFLMGTPEKALTEPFTMVLTEKIARKYFDDKNPIGEMIQTGSGRSYKVTAVIEDQPSNSHLKYDALLSVASLEEIIGRNNFNSMEPIAFWNIGVYTFILLNENSDMKGIVDKFPAFYAKYMKPIGDQINASFDLRYTLLAKTHFTQGLGAELPSGNMAYIYIFTAVAFFILLIATINYMNMATARSANRAREVGMRKVVGAYRSQLVTQFLSESVIMAGFALVIALCIVFVLLPDFNQLSGKSLEFSLFTQPAVIGMVLLITLSVGVFSGSYPSFYLSSFIPMTVLRGTVSKAGKKSGFLRKVLVIIQFFIAILMIIGTIVVSSQLNFLRNTDLGFNKENLLVMEMQDSTFRSKAETFKNELLQNPDIISATNSIGVPGNIQWIQVMRVEREDKMADMALILAQTDYDYIKTMGMEIVQGRDFDRDMGTDKTEAVIINETAVKTLDWEDDPIGKKIQYGFDLEGDPGRIMKVIGVVKDFHYRSLHNKIEPIIFFISDVPRYILTVRLKEGKEKEAIDFIEEKWNAFGAGRPFDYRYITQILEEQYEGEKKIGVIFNLATIITIFIALLGLLGLSSFVTEQRTKEIGIRKILGASVGSILSLLYKEFILLILIAFVIAVPVAWWRLDIWLNDSFIYHTSLNWIYFLLAGLMAFLVGMLTISFYIIRAATGNPVDAVKWE
- a CDS encoding ABC transporter ATP-binding protein; this encodes MIKTVNLTKVFRTDEVETTALNNVSFSIKPGEFVAIMGPSGCGKSTLLNILGLLDNPTGGEYFFNGAEVSRFTERQRARMRKENIGFVFQNFNLIDELNVFENVELPLIYLGLSATERKRRVAEALEQMQITHRRKHFPLQLSGGQQQRVAVARAVVANPKLILADEPTGNLDSANGEEVMNLLERLNQQGTSLIIVTHSQRDAEYAHRIVRLFDGQIVTENIRA